A genomic stretch from Telopea speciosissima isolate NSW1024214 ecotype Mountain lineage chromosome 7, Tspe_v1, whole genome shotgun sequence includes:
- the LOC122669826 gene encoding mitochondrial import receptor subunit TOM9-2-like: MASQNSRGVTLPWTSKSRDDGILARVSSTISQSPIVYHGKRVVSDAAFVTKKLLKSTGKAAWIAGTTFLILVVPLIIEMDREQQLNELEMQQASLLGTPSISHSSPPK; encoded by the coding sequence aTGGCGTCTCAAAACAGTAGGGGAGTTACTCTACCATGGACAAGCAAAAGCAGAGACGATGGAATCCTAGCTAGGGTTTCCAGCACTATATCTCAATCCCCAATCGTGTATCATGGAAAGCGAGTGGTCTCTGATGCAGCATTTGTGACAAAAAAGCTCCTCAAGAGCACCGGCAAAGCAGCTTGGATTGCAGGAACAACGTTTCTGATACTAGTGGTTCCTCTCATCATAGAGATGGATCGAGAGCAGCAGTTGAACGAGCTTGAAATGCAGCAAGCGAGTCTGCTCGGAACCCCCTCAATTTCTCATTCCTCTCCTCCCAAGTGA